One genomic window of Paracholeplasma manati includes the following:
- a CDS encoding MFS transporter: MKEVRKYQLTYFIRFIGDALFYPFFALYLKSMQVPNNQIGLILMILPLVALFVNPIWSSLSRNINDNRHIMRILTILEAITVIVLIQLNQTQFIALAVVVLAIVGQPVYVLLDSYTSVFSKKKNYPYGNIRLFGSFSYGVTTIVGGLMIAKLGYEETFIASAVFFALFAVALTWILPLDIENDIDLNIKSDAKVLIKNNKFLLFAIFYIITLGILFGGDNFLSIYFESLGVKPDQYGLIMFIFIIFEMIVLAYLSANGYKYKTKTLLLMIVITNALRFLIYGIELPLIVYILISLIRSVTMGTMLYVTIRYIEEIVLPKNITLGILVFSSFRSLFTALVTLSGGYITELFGYRPYYIMASIIALSAIGFIDYSQSKVS, translated from the coding sequence GTGAAAGAGGTTCGTAAGTATCAATTAACGTATTTTATACGATTCATTGGGGATGCTTTGTTCTACCCTTTTTTTGCTTTATACCTCAAATCCATGCAAGTGCCAAACAATCAAATAGGCTTGATTTTGATGATCCTACCTTTGGTGGCTTTGTTCGTCAATCCCATTTGGAGTAGCCTTTCAAGGAATATTAACGATAATCGCCATATCATGCGAATTCTCACCATTTTAGAAGCGATTACCGTCATCGTATTAATTCAGCTCAATCAAACCCAATTCATCGCGTTAGCTGTCGTGGTGTTGGCGATTGTTGGACAACCGGTTTATGTATTATTGGATAGTTATACGTCCGTTTTTAGCAAAAAGAAGAACTACCCATACGGGAACATTCGTTTATTCGGTTCATTTTCTTACGGGGTTACCACCATCGTAGGTGGATTGATGATTGCGAAACTAGGCTATGAAGAAACCTTCATTGCGTCCGCGGTATTCTTCGCATTATTCGCGGTTGCACTGACTTGGATTTTACCTTTAGACATTGAAAACGATATCGATTTGAACATCAAGAGTGATGCAAAAGTCTTGATTAAAAACAATAAATTCCTATTATTCGCCATCTTCTATATCATTACTTTAGGTATCTTATTTGGTGGCGATAACTTCTTAAGTATTTACTTTGAATCCTTAGGGGTAAAACCAGATCAATATGGGTTAATCATGTTTATCTTCATCATATTTGAGATGATTGTATTGGCTTATTTATCGGCCAATGGCTATAAGTATAAAACCAAGACTTTATTATTGATGATTGTGATCACGAATGCCTTAAGATTTTTAATCTATGGGATTGAATTACCACTCATCGTCTACATCCTCATCAGTTTGATTAGAAGTGTGACGATGGGCACCATGTTGTATGTCACCATCCGATATATCGAAGAGATTGTATTACCTAAAAACATCACCTTAGGTATTTTGGTATTTTCAAGTTTTAGAAGTTTATTTACAGCATTAGTAACCCTTTCTGGTGGGTATATAACAGAATTATTTGGGTATCGTCCTTACTACATCATGGCATCCATCATCGCCCTATCCGCCATCGGTTTTATAGACTATTCCCAATCAAAAGTATCATGA
- a CDS encoding S1-like domain-containing RNA-binding protein, translating into MLKIGEINQLKVKRKTDIGYMLTDGTEDVFLHFNETNHQTLQDNQSVSAFLYYDFKSRLAATLSTPIITVNRPDFVTVKEVNHDLGVFVGNNISKDMLVSKDYLPYDFNLWPEKGDTLYCILKLKNRLVAKPLNKVEINLKPETKLDLHQHIDAYVIHAGKEGLNMMSASGHLIFVHHTQMRRVYRLGELANVRIARIHEDGYSGSLIEVKEKMMDQDAQMLLDYLIQNGGKMAFTSDSDKDLIYETFKLSKKAFKRALGRLYSERKVIFEDDQTILVKGE; encoded by the coding sequence ATGTTAAAAATCGGTGAAATCAATCAATTGAAAGTAAAACGTAAAACAGACATTGGCTATATGCTGACCGATGGCACTGAAGACGTATTTTTACACTTCAATGAAACCAATCATCAAACACTGCAAGATAACCAAAGTGTATCTGCATTTTTATACTACGACTTTAAGTCGCGTTTAGCTGCGACATTGTCAACCCCAATCATTACTGTGAACCGTCCGGATTTCGTGACGGTTAAAGAAGTCAACCATGACTTAGGCGTGTTTGTTGGAAACAACATTTCTAAGGACATGTTGGTATCGAAAGACTATCTACCCTATGATTTTAATCTATGGCCCGAAAAGGGTGACACTCTATACTGCATCTTAAAATTGAAAAACCGCTTGGTTGCGAAACCACTGAATAAAGTGGAAATCAACTTAAAGCCTGAAACCAAACTCGATTTACATCAGCACATCGATGCTTATGTCATCCATGCTGGTAAAGAAGGTCTCAATATGATGTCAGCTTCAGGACACCTCATCTTCGTACACCACACGCAAATGCGTCGTGTGTACCGTTTAGGTGAACTAGCCAATGTGAGAATTGCACGCATCCATGAAGATGGATATAGTGGTTCTTTGATTGAAGTCAAAGAAAAAATGATGGATCAGGATGCCCAAATGTTACTCGACTATTTGATTCAAAATGGTGGTAAAATGGCATTTACATCCGATTCTGACAAAGACCTCATCTATGAAACGTTCAAACTCTCTAAAAAAGCATTCAAACGTGCCTTAGGCCGTTTATATAGTGAAAGGAAGGTCATTTTCGAAGATGACCAAACCATACTCGTTAAAGGTGAATAA
- the proS gene encoding proline--tRNA ligase — protein sequence MMDKKLVETITARDKDFAQWYTDLCIKAELMDYSDAKGFIIYRPYGYAIWENIQKYLDQRFKETGHENVYMPMVISESLFQKEKDHVTGFAPETAFMTTSSGDEGEKLIIRPTSEVLFCQHYSKIVSSYRDLPKKYNQWCSVVRWEKTTRPFLRGKEFLWQEGHTIHRTETEARAETLGMLDIYNNLGKELLAIPFVTGRKTEKEKFAGAVETYAIEALMHDGKALQSGTSHYFGDGFAKAFDIKFQDNDNQVKNVFQTSWGVSTRLIGAVIMVHGDDEGLVLPPYVAPTQIVIIPIQSQRPEVMEASNKMYADLKAAGYRVKLDDSNRTPGWKFAEYEMKGVPVRIEIGPRDLANGQVTITQRHDRSKRTVAIDSVIESMPNVLKAMHDALYEKALAHVTANTFVASTYEDFKVQIEKGGYIKMSVAGEEAELIIKADVQATARVILNEPLITEICPVTGKKATQTILFARAY from the coding sequence ATAATGGATAAAAAACTCGTAGAAACCATCACCGCTCGCGACAAAGATTTCGCACAGTGGTATACCGATTTATGTATCAAAGCTGAACTTATGGATTATAGTGATGCGAAAGGATTTATCATCTATCGTCCTTACGGCTACGCTATTTGGGAAAATATTCAAAAATATTTAGACCAAAGATTTAAAGAAACTGGACATGAAAATGTCTATATGCCTATGGTCATTTCTGAATCGCTATTTCAAAAGGAAAAAGACCATGTTACAGGTTTCGCTCCAGAAACAGCATTTATGACCACTTCATCCGGCGATGAAGGTGAAAAACTCATCATTCGTCCAACCTCAGAAGTTTTATTTTGTCAACATTACTCAAAAATCGTCTCTTCTTACCGCGATCTACCTAAAAAATATAATCAATGGTGTTCAGTGGTCCGTTGGGAAAAAACCACACGCCCATTCTTAAGAGGCAAAGAGTTTTTGTGGCAAGAAGGGCATACCATTCATAGAACAGAAACAGAAGCTAGAGCAGAAACCTTAGGCATGCTTGACATTTACAACAACCTAGGTAAAGAATTGCTCGCGATTCCATTTGTGACTGGTCGTAAAACCGAAAAAGAAAAGTTTGCTGGTGCGGTAGAAACCTACGCCATCGAAGCATTGATGCATGATGGTAAGGCACTACAATCGGGGACCTCTCATTACTTCGGAGATGGTTTCGCAAAAGCATTCGACATCAAATTCCAAGATAATGATAACCAAGTGAAAAATGTCTTCCAAACCTCTTGGGGCGTTTCAACACGTTTAATTGGTGCAGTCATCATGGTCCATGGCGATGATGAAGGGTTGGTATTGCCACCGTATGTGGCACCGACACAAATCGTCATCATCCCAATTCAAAGCCAAAGACCTGAAGTCATGGAAGCTTCCAATAAAATGTATGCAGACTTAAAAGCTGCAGGTTACCGTGTGAAGCTAGATGATTCCAATCGTACACCGGGATGGAAGTTTGCTGAATATGAAATGAAGGGTGTCCCAGTTCGTATTGAAATCGGACCAAGAGACTTAGCCAATGGTCAAGTCACCATCACCCAAAGACACGATAGAAGCAAACGAACGGTTGCCATCGATTCCGTGATTGAATCCATGCCAAATGTACTCAAAGCGATGCACGATGCATTATATGAAAAAGCATTGGCTCATGTCACTGCCAACACCTTTGTTGCATCCACTTATGAGGACTTCAAAGTTCAAATTGAAAAAGGTGGATACATCAAGATGAGCGTTGCTGGTGAAGAAGCTGAACTCATCATCAAAGCCGATGTTCAAGCCACCGCACGCGTCATTTTAAATGAACCACTGATCACTGAAATTTGCCCAGTGACCGGCAAAAAGGCAACTCAAACCATCTTATTTGCACGCGCTTATTAA
- a CDS encoding V-type ATPase subunit: MSPLANNAIIAKSKAIYGSFLKEEDYERLVKFRSIPDLVGYLKKHKNYQLILKDVQENSVHRGQLEALIRKNSFDHIYRLIKMVYSKDESFYNLNIVTQENELILSVLRTIISKEFDEMKGKIPYFFDVHTPIEIDKLLKVTTFEELLEAVKRSNYYDILKPFYVKDPNMIRYLDIEHALESYYYDQAFERIGKNYSGSLKRDLESIFETRIELGNIIKIYRLKKFYQADPVTIKNVLIKKHSRISEKKMDEIIHLKDPNAILKYLSTSEFSRFASDKDYVYVEYYAGKIKYDLARKFMYFSTDVPKVYMAFVTMSEIEIENITNIIEGIRYQVDENEIKQMLIY; the protein is encoded by the coding sequence ATGAGTCCTTTAGCAAATAACGCCATCATTGCGAAATCCAAAGCAATTTATGGCAGTTTTCTGAAAGAAGAAGACTATGAACGTCTTGTGAAATTTAGATCGATTCCAGATTTGGTCGGGTATTTGAAGAAACATAAAAATTACCAATTAATCCTAAAAGATGTTCAAGAGAATTCAGTCCACAGAGGACAACTCGAAGCGTTAATCCGAAAGAATTCATTCGACCATATATACCGATTAATCAAAATGGTCTATTCAAAAGATGAATCCTTTTACAACTTAAACATCGTCACACAAGAAAATGAATTGATTCTTTCCGTTCTTCGTACCATCATCTCAAAAGAGTTTGATGAAATGAAAGGGAAAATCCCTTACTTTTTTGATGTGCATACCCCAATTGAAATCGATAAACTATTAAAAGTAACGACATTCGAAGAATTGCTTGAAGCAGTCAAACGTTCTAACTATTATGACATATTGAAGCCGTTTTATGTCAAAGACCCAAATATGATTCGCTATTTAGATATTGAACATGCATTGGAATCTTATTACTACGATCAAGCATTCGAACGCATTGGTAAAAACTACAGTGGATCTTTGAAACGTGATTTAGAAAGTATCTTTGAAACACGCATCGAGTTGGGTAACATCATCAAGATTTACCGTTTGAAGAAGTTTTATCAAGCAGACCCGGTAACCATTAAAAACGTGTTGATTAAAAAACATTCACGAATCAGTGAGAAAAAAATGGATGAAATCATCCACCTTAAAGACCCAAACGCCATACTAAAATACTTATCAACGAGTGAGTTTTCTAGATTTGCGAGCGATAAAGATTATGTGTATGTCGAATACTATGCTGGAAAAATCAAATACGATTTAGCACGCAAATTCATGTATTTTTCGACGGATGTACCAAAAGTATATATGGCTTTTGTTACGATGTCTGAAATTGAAATTGAAAATATCACCAACATCATCGAAGGTATTCGTTACCAAGTCGATGAAAATGAAATTAAACAAATGTTAATTTATTAG
- a CDS encoding V-type ATP synthase subunit I gives MGIAKVNLIDLTSNVSNLDKVLTRFIDLKNFHPILASEIVERVHGLTSFVAENPCQTMLQEIEDIETKYDLKLPNIEYRDENYNLNEMYDYITEIKRSLEEEVTQIKELEVFIEKYENALIQVKNIASLDVSLDDLFASQYISIRFGRLPIDSVEKLRFFQNRPFAFKSFNTDHNYVWCMYFTTDEYKREVDNIFSSLFFERSFIPDFVHGTPKEAAERIEYEIAHARNQIMKYRSDMCNITDGCENRLSMIKGELLFLNRLFESKKYVVGLGDKFTISGFAEDADVKVFQDTFKDMTDVEIEVNAADTDKRVTPPTKLKNGWFSKPFGMFVEMYGLPGYNELDPTPFVAITYSILFGIMFGDLGQGLVLMLLGYLAYKFKGMRLGAVGVRIGLSSAIFGLLYGSFFGNEEILTPFFTDILGLPGKPIHIMDSDFTMTLLISAIAIGALLILSTMILNIITMIKKKDYVEMVFSHNGIAGMMMYGFVVVAAGLQVGLGIPVVNIFTILGFVAIPLIMIFFKEPVHRKIHKHPMFPAGFGGFFIEAFFELFEIVLSYLTNSMSFLRVGGFVLSHAGMMLVVFTLMGMVGNASLLVMILGNIFVMVLEGMIVGIQVLRLQFYEMFSRYYSGNGIAFNPINQ, from the coding sequence ATGGGAATTGCAAAAGTAAATCTCATTGATTTAACCTCAAATGTCAGTAATTTAGATAAAGTACTTACCAGATTCATCGATTTGAAAAACTTTCACCCGATTTTAGCGAGTGAAATTGTCGAACGTGTCCATGGCTTAACATCCTTCGTGGCTGAAAACCCATGTCAAACCATGTTACAAGAAATCGAAGATATCGAAACCAAGTACGACTTAAAGTTACCGAATATTGAGTATCGTGATGAGAACTATAACTTAAATGAAATGTATGATTACATTACGGAAATCAAACGTTCATTAGAAGAAGAAGTAACACAAATTAAAGAACTAGAAGTTTTCATTGAAAAATATGAAAATGCACTCATCCAAGTTAAAAATATAGCGAGCTTAGATGTGTCATTAGATGACCTATTCGCTAGTCAGTATATCTCAATTCGATTTGGTCGTTTACCCATCGATTCGGTAGAAAAATTACGTTTCTTCCAAAATCGTCCATTTGCCTTCAAATCATTCAATACCGACCACAACTACGTTTGGTGTATGTATTTCACAACCGATGAATACAAACGCGAAGTGGATAACATCTTTTCCTCATTATTCTTTGAGAGAAGTTTCATTCCAGATTTCGTTCACGGTACACCAAAAGAAGCAGCGGAACGTATCGAATATGAAATCGCTCATGCGAGAAATCAAATCATGAAATACCGCAGTGATATGTGCAATATTACCGATGGTTGTGAAAATCGTCTTTCGATGATTAAAGGTGAATTGCTATTCCTAAACCGATTATTTGAATCTAAAAAATATGTGGTTGGTCTGGGGGATAAATTCACCATCAGTGGTTTCGCTGAGGATGCAGATGTCAAAGTATTCCAAGACACCTTTAAAGACATGACCGATGTTGAAATAGAAGTCAACGCCGCAGATACAGACAAGCGTGTTACACCACCAACCAAACTCAAGAATGGCTGGTTCAGTAAACCCTTTGGTATGTTCGTTGAAATGTATGGATTACCTGGTTATAACGAACTCGATCCAACCCCGTTTGTCGCGATTACATATTCCATTTTATTTGGTATTATGTTTGGTGACTTAGGTCAAGGTTTGGTATTGATGTTATTAGGCTATTTAGCTTATAAATTCAAAGGCATGCGTTTAGGCGCTGTAGGGGTTCGTATCGGATTATCTTCAGCCATCTTTGGATTATTATACGGTTCATTCTTTGGTAATGAAGAAATCTTAACCCCATTCTTTACCGATATTTTAGGTTTACCAGGTAAACCAATTCATATCATGGATAGTGATTTTACCATGACCTTGCTCATCAGTGCGATTGCGATTGGTGCGCTGTTGATTTTATCGACTATGATCTTAAACATCATCACCATGATCAAAAAGAAAGACTATGTTGAGATGGTGTTCTCACACAATGGGATTGCCGGCATGATGATGTATGGATTCGTTGTGGTGGCGGCCGGTTTACAAGTCGGCTTAGGTATCCCTGTGGTCAATATCTTTACCATCCTTGGGTTTGTTGCCATCCCACTCATCATGATCTTCTTCAAAGAACCTGTACATCGAAAAATTCATAAACATCCGATGTTTCCAGCAGGTTTTGGCGGATTCTTCATTGAAGCGTTCTTTGAATTATTTGAAATCGTACTTTCGTATTTAACCAACTCCATGTCATTCTTGCGTGTTGGTGGGTTCGTATTATCCCATGCCGGTATGATGTTGGTTGTGTTCACACTCATGGGTATGGTGGGCAATGCTAGCCTCTTGGTCATGATTTTAGGTAATATCTTCGTGATGGTGCTTGAAGGAATGATCGTTGGTATCCAAGTACTTAGATTACAATTTTATGAAATGTTCTCGCGTTATTATTCAGGTAATGGTATCGCGTTCAACCCAATCAATCAATAA
- a CDS encoding ATP synthase subunit C yields the protein MLTVIELVLPLVLLVLITLPLIKVFKGKTTVESARKRLLTHISGFFSIIAFVFVFQMIFSPALQAAEGDVASIAGTMAQGLGFISAALSTGMSALGAGIAVAAAAPAAIGAFSENEKNFGKALIFVALGEGVAIYGILISILIINKL from the coding sequence ATGTTAACAGTTATTGAATTAGTATTGCCATTAGTATTACTCGTATTAATCACCTTACCACTTATTAAAGTATTTAAAGGTAAAACCACAGTCGAATCTGCGCGTAAAAGATTATTAACACACATCAGCGGATTCTTCAGCATCATCGCTTTTGTATTTGTATTCCAAATGATTTTCAGCCCTGCGTTACAAGCAGCTGAAGGCGATGTAGCCTCGATTGCAGGAACCATGGCTCAAGGTTTAGGCTTCATTTCTGCAGCCTTATCGACAGGGATGTCCGCTTTAGGTGCCGGTATCGCCGTAGCCGCAGCAGCGCCAGCAGCGATTGGAGCGTTCTCTGAAAATGAAAAGAACTTTGGTAAAGCCTTGATTTTCGTTGCCTTGGGTGAAGGGGTAGCGATTTACGGTATCTTAATCTCCATCTTGATCATCAACAAATTATAA
- a CDS encoding V-type ATP synthase subunit F, with protein sequence MRFFLISDNVDTEVGMRLVGIDGVVVHEKDAFLNALEDALQDPNIAIILVTTKLVELAPQIISEIKLTESRKLIVEIPDRHGTTNIGEAIDQYVSEAIGVKL encoded by the coding sequence ATGAGATTTTTCTTAATCAGCGACAATGTCGATACAGAGGTCGGCATGCGACTAGTCGGCATCGATGGGGTAGTCGTCCATGAAAAGGACGCGTTTTTGAACGCGCTTGAAGATGCCCTACAAGACCCTAATATCGCCATTATTTTGGTTACGACCAAACTGGTTGAGTTAGCGCCACAAATCATTTCTGAAATCAAATTGACAGAGTCTAGAAAACTCATTGTCGAAATTCCTGACCGACATGGTACAACCAATATTGGTGAAGCAATTGACCAATACGTGAGTGAAGCCATTGGCGTCAAACTGTGA
- a CDS encoding V-type ATP synthase subunit A produces the protein MGNTVYSINGPVVTVQNATDFSMLEMVYVGHERLLGEVISISKTKTVIQVYESTTGIKVGDPVFGTNEPISALLGPGLVRNIFDGIERPLKTIQAAQGIYIPTGSDVKPLDEDSTWEVTPTVHVGSLVHFGDIYATIPETASILHRLMIPQGIQGTVTWIAPKGTYKLKDIILKVKDEKNQVHDLGLTQKWPIKTPRPVKQRLPISIPLVSGQRVIDTLFPIAKGGTAAVPGGFGTGKTMMQHQFAKWCDADLIVYVGCGERGNEMTQVLEEFSELIDPRTNKPLLERTVLIANTSNMPVAAREASIYTGVAIAEYYRDMGYHVAVMADSTSRWAEALREISGRLEEMPAEEGFPAYLPSRISQFYERAGYVQTLSNQEGSVTIIGAVSPQGADFSEPVTQNTKRFVRSFWALDKQLAYMRHYAAINWNLSYSEYINDLTKWYDQTVSPRFLTNRREIMSILAEENKLLEIVKLIGSDVLPDDQKLVIEIGKVIRLGYLQQNAFHKDDTFVPLEKQLKMMDVILYLNKRAKVFIESGKSFNLLFETGIFDQVIKMKYDVPNNQIEMLDAYQDKIDEIIQAIK, from the coding sequence ATGGGCAATACAGTATATTCTATCAACGGTCCAGTCGTTACCGTCCAAAACGCGACCGATTTTTCAATGTTAGAAATGGTTTATGTGGGACATGAACGTCTTTTAGGCGAAGTCATTTCCATCAGTAAAACCAAAACCGTGATTCAAGTGTATGAATCGACCACAGGGATCAAAGTAGGTGACCCCGTATTCGGCACCAATGAACCCATATCCGCTTTACTTGGACCTGGCTTGGTCAGAAACATTTTTGACGGGATCGAACGTCCACTCAAAACGATTCAAGCAGCTCAAGGGATCTATATCCCAACGGGGTCTGACGTTAAACCTTTGGATGAAGACTCAACCTGGGAAGTCACCCCAACCGTCCATGTCGGCAGTTTGGTTCATTTTGGCGATATTTACGCCACCATTCCTGAAACAGCTTCGATTTTACATCGCTTAATGATACCACAGGGTATTCAAGGGACTGTTACTTGGATAGCACCTAAGGGCACTTACAAACTCAAAGACATTATTTTAAAAGTCAAAGATGAAAAAAATCAAGTCCATGATTTGGGTTTAACTCAAAAATGGCCGATCAAAACACCACGTCCTGTGAAACAAAGATTACCAATTTCAATTCCACTGGTCAGTGGTCAACGTGTCATCGATACATTGTTCCCGATTGCTAAAGGCGGAACCGCCGCAGTACCGGGCGGATTCGGTACAGGTAAAACCATGATGCAACACCAGTTTGCGAAATGGTGTGATGCCGATTTAATCGTTTACGTTGGTTGTGGCGAACGTGGGAATGAAATGACACAAGTACTCGAAGAGTTCTCTGAATTGATCGACCCAAGAACCAACAAACCACTTTTAGAAAGAACCGTGTTGATTGCCAACACATCCAATATGCCTGTTGCTGCACGTGAAGCCTCCATTTATACTGGGGTTGCGATTGCTGAATACTATCGTGACATGGGTTATCATGTCGCTGTTATGGCTGACTCCACCTCTCGTTGGGCAGAAGCCTTACGTGAAATCAGTGGTCGTTTAGAAGAAATGCCTGCTGAAGAAGGTTTCCCCGCTTATTTACCAAGCCGTATTTCACAATTCTACGAACGTGCGGGTTATGTTCAAACCTTATCCAATCAAGAAGGTTCTGTCACCATCATTGGGGCAGTTTCGCCTCAAGGTGCGGACTTCTCAGAACCAGTGACACAAAACACCAAACGCTTTGTACGCAGTTTCTGGGCACTTGACAAGCAATTGGCTTATATGCGTCACTACGCTGCGATCAACTGGAATTTAAGTTATTCTGAATACATCAATGATTTAACCAAATGGTATGACCAAACCGTCAGCCCAAGATTCTTAACCAATCGTCGTGAAATCATGTCGATTCTGGCCGAAGAAAATAAGCTTTTGGAAATCGTCAAACTCATTGGTAGTGATGTCTTACCGGATGACCAAAAATTGGTCATTGAAATTGGTAAGGTCATTCGTTTAGGTTACCTTCAACAAAACGCATTCCATAAAGACGATACGTTCGTACCTTTGGAAAAACAATTGAAAATGATGGATGTCATCTTGTATCTCAATAAACGCGCTAAAGTGTTTATTGAAAGTGGTAAATCCTTCAACTTGCTGTTTGAAACGGGTATTTTTGACCAAGTCATTAAGATGAAGTACGATGTACCGAACAATCAAATTGAAATGTTAGATGCTTATCAAGATAAAATTGATGAGATTATTCAAGCCATTAAGTAA
- a CDS encoding V-type ATP synthase subunit B has product MNLQYIGLDEINGPLIFLENTANVGYEEMVEIKLQNGQTRFGRVVQIEGSKVAIQVFEGTHDISLKNTFTKFTGHPVEMSLSKEILGRTFNGSGRPIDGLGEVFIDEKRNINGYPLNPVARVYPRNYIQTGVSTIDALTTLIRGQKLPIFSGSGMPHNELAVQIVKQAKIADGDDSKFCIVFAAMGVKNDVAEYFRKSFEEAGVMHKVVMFLNLSNEPIIERTLTPRFALTAAEYLAYVHDMHVLVILTDITAYCEALREFSSSKGEIPGRKGYPGYLYSDLASVYERAGIVNNAKGSVTQIPILTMPNDDITHPVPDLTGYITEGQIVLSRDLNQISVFPPIGVLPSLSRLMKDGIGAGYTRADHGSVANQLFASYAMVQDARSLASVIGEDELSTVDKQYIEFGKLFEKHFIGQGFDVNRSMMDTLDLGWDLLSVLPKDELHRIDQKLADQFYNHERAVERFHLVTKHYVKGLKGDRS; this is encoded by the coding sequence ATGAATTTACAATATATTGGACTAGATGAAATTAATGGACCTTTGATCTTCTTAGAAAACACAGCCAATGTGGGCTACGAAGAGATGGTTGAAATCAAACTCCAAAATGGTCAAACCAGATTTGGTCGTGTGGTTCAAATCGAAGGTTCTAAAGTAGCCATTCAAGTATTTGAAGGCACACACGACATATCCTTAAAAAATACATTTACCAAATTTACTGGACACCCGGTTGAAATGTCGCTTTCAAAAGAGATTTTGGGACGTACCTTCAATGGTTCAGGCAGACCCATCGATGGCCTCGGAGAAGTCTTTATCGACGAGAAGAGAAACATCAATGGTTATCCATTGAACCCAGTAGCACGTGTGTATCCACGCAACTATATCCAAACCGGTGTTTCCACCATTGACGCATTGACCACACTGATTCGTGGCCAAAAATTACCGATATTCTCTGGGTCTGGGATGCCACATAACGAATTGGCGGTTCAAATTGTAAAACAAGCCAAGATCGCGGATGGCGATGATTCTAAATTCTGTATCGTATTCGCTGCCATGGGTGTTAAAAATGACGTTGCTGAGTACTTTAGAAAATCATTTGAAGAAGCTGGGGTCATGCATAAGGTTGTCATGTTCTTGAATTTATCCAATGAACCCATCATTGAAAGAACACTTACCCCACGTTTCGCTTTAACCGCCGCAGAATACCTTGCCTATGTTCATGACATGCATGTGTTGGTTATTTTGACCGATATCACAGCGTATTGTGAAGCATTACGTGAGTTTTCCAGCAGTAAAGGTGAAATTCCTGGTAGAAAAGGGTACCCTGGTTATCTATACTCCGACCTAGCGTCTGTGTATGAAAGAGCCGGTATCGTTAACAATGCGAAAGGGTCTGTGACTCAAATCCCAATCCTAACCATGCCAAATGATGATATTACGCACCCAGTACCGGATTTAACTGGATACATCACCGAAGGTCAAATCGTTCTTTCCCGTGATTTAAATCAAATTTCAGTATTTCCACCGATTGGGGTCCTACCTTCCCTATCCCGTTTGATGAAAGATGGTATTGGTGCAGGTTACACCCGTGCTGACCATGGGTCTGTTGCCAACCAATTGTTCGCTTCATACGCGATGGTTCAAGACGCGAGAAGTTTAGCAAGCGTTATTGGTGAAGACGAATTATCCACCGTCGATAAGCAATACATCGAATTTGGTAAATTGTTTGAAAAACACTTCATTGGTCAAGGGTTCGATGTGAACCGTTCAATGATGGATACCTTAGATTTAGGTTGGGATTTATTATCGGTCTTACCTAAAGATGAATTACACCGTATTGACCAAAAATTAGCGGATCAATTTTATAACCATGAACGTGCCGTCGAACGATTCCATTTGGTAACCAAACACTATGTCAAAGGCCTTAAAGGTGACCGCTCATGA